From Zingiber officinale cultivar Zhangliang unplaced genomic scaffold, Zo_v1.1 ctg145, whole genome shotgun sequence, one genomic window encodes:
- the LOC122036361 gene encoding agamous-like MADS-box protein AGL19, with protein MARKKVTLGWIAHDATRRTTFKKRKQSLLKKVSELATLCAIDACAVVYGPEDEAPEAWPSPAETARVAARFRAVPESDQNRKKTDQEGFLRQRAAKLREQLSRQDRGNRELEASLLMHEMLSGGGWRMCDVGIEQAAELVRLAEIKLALVRNRVEREKARTAVEPPRQAVEQVVGMAVGPSIEFVKTPWQAAEQVVDMAEDPWIGFVLPPLQAVEQAVGTVETVAEDETLNWLVEALSAGEIAPFADVGEQEARALSCIDQEPWDVGALSCIDQEPCIDQEPWDVGALSCIDQEPCIDQEPWDVGEQEVIALCCIDQVGRQEDMALCCISEEAVDPWMGFVEKMFGAVPLSCFEPESVEQDHPPWQAPLVLFNSHFDC; from the coding sequence CCTTCAAGAAACGGAAGCAGAGTCTACTCAAGAAGGTGAGCGAGCTCGCCACCCTCTGCGCCATCGACGCCTGTGCCGTCGTCTACGGACCGGAGGATGAGGCGCCGGAGGCGTGGCCTTCGCCTGCGGAGACGGCGCGCGTGGCGGCGCGGTTCAGGGCGGTGCCGGAATCGGATCAGAATCGCAAGAAGACGGACCAGGAAGGGTTCCTCCGCCAGCGGGCGGCCAAGCTGCGGGAGCAGCTCAGCCGGCAGGATCGCGGCAACAGGGAGCTGGAGGCGAGCCTGCTCATGCACGAAATGCTGTCCGGCGGCGGATGGAGGATGTGCGACGTGGGCATCGAGCAGGCCGCGGAGCTCGTGCGGTTGGCGGAGATAAAGCTGGCGCTGGTGCGCAACAGGGTCGAGAGGGAGAAGGCGAGGACCGCGGTGGAGCCGCCTCGGCAGGCGGTCGAACAGGTGGTGGGCATGGCGGTGGGTCCATCGATAGAATTTGTGAAGACGCCGTGGCAGGCGGCCGAACAGGTGGTGGACATGGCGGAGGATCCATGGATAGGATTTGTGTTGCCGCCGCTGCAGGCGGTCGAACAGGCGGTAGGCACGGTGGAGACAGTGGCGGAGGACGAAACCCTAAACTGGCTCGTGGAGGCCTTGAGCGCCGGCGAAATTGCACCGTTCGCCGACGTCGGGGAACAAGAAGCCAGGGCATTAAGCTGCATTGATCAGGAGCCGTGGGATGTTGGGGCATTAAGCTGCATTGATCAGGAGCCGTGCATTGATCAGGAGCCGTGGGATGTTGGGGCATTAAGCTGCATTGATCAGGAGCCGTGCATTGATCAGGAGCCGTGGGATGTTGGGGAACAAGAAGTCATAGCTTTATGCTGCATTGATCAGGTTGGCCGACAAGAAGACATGGCTTTATGCTGCATTTCTGAGGAGGCCGTGGATCCATGGATGGGATTCGTGGAGAAAATGTTTGGCGCCGTGCCATTGTCTTGCTTTGAGCCCGAGTCAGTGGAGCAGGATCACCCTCCGTGGCAAGCTCCGTTGGTCCTCTTCAACAGCCACTTCGACTGCTGA